ATCGGCGGCTCGACGAGATGCCCGGGCGCGAGCCATTTCGTGAGCCGGATGCGATCCTGAAGCCCGTGCACGCGCGGCAGATCGGCCGCTCCGTCGGTGAGGATGCGGCCGGCCACCATCAGATAGCGTTGTCGGCTCCGGACGAGAAGCGCGCCCGCAGGCACGCTTCCGCTATATGCCGGACCGACGATGAAGATCGGGGGCAGGCGCCGACCATGACTGCTCTGACCAAAGGATTGCCGGGTCTCGCTATCCGCGTCGCCAAACTGGAAGACGTAGTAGCGGTCGCCGAAATCCGGGGTGTCGAGCTGGAAGGGACCTGCCGCCGTGTCGAGGAAGGCGAGCGCGTAGAGCGTGTCGTTGTTTGGCGCGACGCCGATCCTCGTGTCGGGATCGGCGAGCGCGCGCGCCAGGCCCAGATGGTTGATCGGCGCGGTTGCCACTGTCGGCGGACGCGGCGCGTACGGGCGATCGGGCTGCGTCGACTTTTCCCTGAGCTCGGCGGCGCGCACCAGCGGATAGCCCCACACGATCGCGCGGACGGCCAGCACGTATGGATCCGCGCTCGGTCGCGCGAATAGCTGCTCCGTTGTCGGGCTCTTTTCGAGCGCCTGCGCCGTTAATGGCGTGGCAGGCAGGCAAGCGAAGGCCAGTAAACAGGATCGCAGGCAAACGGACAAAGCGCGTCTCCCTCTTCCGGCCGGCATGTCGTCAACGTTCACGCAGTTCGGCCTCGTAGAAGCGGCTTGCCCAGCCAATGCTCAGCGCGCCGGCAACCGAGAACAGGACGACGATGGCAAGGGCATAGCGGAGCGACGTATCCTGTATCGCGCTGTTCGCGGCCAGATGATCGCTGAGCGCTCCCGTCACTGCGGGTCCGAGCCCGAGCCCGAACAGGTTGAAGACAAGCAAGGTGACAGCCGAGGTAAGCGCTCGCGTACGGGCCGGCACGATCGACTGCGGCACGCCAACGATCGGGCCGTAGTAGAAGAACATCAGCATCGTCGCGATGAAGCCGCAGGCCAGAGAAACAGGTAGCGAGGGCGCGAGAAACTGGGCGAGAGCGGCCGGGACCATCAGGAGCATGGCCACCGCGCTCACCCAGACGCGGCCGGCCGGCCTGTGCGTCCCGGCGGCATCGGAGAGGCGACCGCCCAGATAGATGCCGAGCGCACCGCCGAGCCCGTTCATCAACGCCAGCCAGGACGCCACTTCGGCAAGCGGCAGGTGATGGACGCGCATGTAGAAAGGCGCCGACCAGCTCATCATCGCATATTGGGCGAAGGCGTGAAGGGTCGTCCCGGCCAGCATGTAACGGTAGGTGCGCAGCCGCCACAGCACGCCGATCGCTACGCCAAGCGGGACGCTGGCAGCGTCGCCGGAACGCTCCCGGGAGATGGTACGGGCAGGTTCCCTGACCAGCAGCATCACGACCGGTGCGAGCACCAGCCCGGCGAGCCCGATTACGACAAACGCAAGCCGCCAGCCGAGCGCCGCCGCGATCCAGCCGCCGGACGCGTATCCGAGCATGATGCCGGCCGGCAGCGCGAGCCCCCAGAGCGCCACCGCCGTCACTCGCTTCTCGGGCGGATAATAGTCGGCGATGATCGAGTGGGATGCGGGCACCGATCCGGCCTCGCCCAGCGCCACGCCGATCCGGAACGCCACCAGCGAGCCGAAGCCCGTGGCGAGGCCCGACAAGGCCGTCATTGCGCTCCACGTTGCCAGAGAGGCGGCGACGATGTTGCGTCGGTTCATTCGGTCTGCCAGCCGGGCGATCGGCAGTGATAGCGTCGCATAGAACAAGGCAAACGCCAGCCCGGTGAGCAGCCCCAGTTGCGCATCGCTCAGGTGAAGCTCGCGTTTGATCGGTTCCTGCAGCACGGACAGGACCGTGCGATCGATATAATTGAACATCGACACGAGCCCCAGCAGCACGAGCATGCTGCGCCTGGCCTTCAGAAAAGCAGGTCCCGATCCGTCTGCCGTCCGAGGTGCCAAGTCGAGGGAGGGTCCGTTCATGGGTTCACCTTATCGAAGCTTGCGATGGCCGGGAGCAGCCTTGTCGCGCGATGAAACCCGCGCCGCGGACGCCAGATCGGATGATTCCTTCACCGGCTCAAAAGCGGAATCGGACGCCGGCAGTCATCGTCCGGCCGCCAACGTCGTACAGCGTAAACAAGGTCGGGTAGAGCAACCCAGGCGCGGCGGCGGCGGCGACCAGCGGCGGCTTGCGGTCGAACAGGTTCGTGGCGGTCAGGAACAGCTCGGGAGAGCCTGCCGTATCGAATTTGTAGGACAGTGTCGCATCCGTGTAGAACACCGGCTTGACGGCCGGTACGGCATAGGAGGTGGTC
The window above is part of the Sphingomonas sanxanigenens DSM 19645 = NX02 genome. Proteins encoded here:
- a CDS encoding MFS transporter, which translates into the protein MNGPSLDLAPRTADGSGPAFLKARRSMLVLLGLVSMFNYIDRTVLSVLQEPIKRELHLSDAQLGLLTGLAFALFYATLSLPIARLADRMNRRNIVAASLATWSAMTALSGLATGFGSLVAFRIGVALGEAGSVPASHSIIADYYPPEKRVTAVALWGLALPAGIMLGYASGGWIAAALGWRLAFVVIGLAGLVLAPVVMLLVREPARTISRERSGDAASVPLGVAIGVLWRLRTYRYMLAGTTLHAFAQYAMMSWSAPFYMRVHHLPLAEVASWLALMNGLGGALGIYLGGRLSDAAGTHRPAGRVWVSAVAMLLMVPAALAQFLAPSLPVSLACGFIATMLMFFYYGPIVGVPQSIVPARTRALTSAVTLLVFNLFGLGLGPAVTGALSDHLAANSAIQDTSLRYALAIVVLFSVAGALSIGWASRFYEAELRER